The Streptomyces sp. SS1-1 genome has a segment encoding these proteins:
- a CDS encoding DUF6213 family protein: MNREVTLPLIVDDRGTLQVAAADVSKLLRTVGGRWLHLVEAGADGLDEDTVAALTIELAKLADRIDVACIAHSSGTTP, from the coding sequence GTGAACCGCGAAGTTACTCTGCCGCTGATCGTCGACGACCGGGGGACCTTGCAGGTGGCCGCCGCCGACGTGAGCAAGCTGCTGCGCACGGTGGGCGGCCGGTGGCTGCACCTCGTGGAGGCCGGCGCGGACGGGCTCGACGAGGACACGGTCGCGGCGCTGACCATCGAGCTGGCCAAGCTCGCGGACCGTATCGACGTGGCCTGCATCGCCCACAGCAGCGGCACGACGCCGTAA
- a CDS encoding TetR family transcriptional regulator translates to MDTTQRTDQQRSADRRRRELLEAADRVVLRDGPQASMNAIAAEAGITKPILYRHFGDKGGLYAALAKRHTDALLDSLRAALDAPADRRERVESTLDTYLAAIEARPQVYRFLMHPAEGGHAGDQGFDVGKHSAPLLRRMGEELATVIEERLDLGPGSQQLARVWGHGIVGMMHAAGDWWLGERPCSRAELVRSLADLLWGRLAAAGDKMGGPGF, encoded by the coding sequence ATGGACACCACACAGCGGACGGATCAGCAGAGGTCCGCCGACCGACGTCGGCGCGAGCTGCTGGAGGCCGCCGACAGAGTGGTGCTGCGGGACGGCCCGCAGGCCTCGATGAACGCCATCGCGGCCGAGGCCGGCATCACCAAGCCCATCCTGTACCGGCACTTCGGCGACAAGGGCGGGCTCTACGCCGCACTCGCCAAACGGCACACGGACGCTCTGCTGGACTCCCTGCGGGCCGCCCTGGACGCGCCCGCCGACCGGCGCGAGCGCGTCGAGTCCACGCTCGACACGTATCTGGCCGCCATCGAGGCACGCCCTCAGGTGTACCGGTTCCTGATGCACCCGGCGGAGGGCGGCCACGCCGGCGACCAGGGCTTCGACGTCGGCAAGCACTCCGCCCCGCTGCTGCGGCGGATGGGCGAGGAACTGGCCACCGTCATCGAGGAGCGCCTCGACCTCGGCCCCGGCAGCCAGCAGCTGGCCCGGGTCTGGGGCCACGGCATCGTCGGCATGATGCACGCGGCCGGGGACTGGTGGCTCGGCGAGCGGCCGTGCTCGCGGGCGGAGTTGGTACGCAGCCTCGCGGATCTGCTGTGGGGCCGGCTCGCCGCGGCGGGCGACAAGATGGGCGGGCCCGGCTTCTGA
- a CDS encoding acyl-CoA dehydrogenase family protein translates to MAEFTMELNDEQKEVRDWLHGFAADVIRPAAAEWDEREETPWPVIQEAAKVGIYSLDFYAQQYFDQTGLGIPMAMEELFWGDAGIALSIVGTGLAAVGVLANGTEEQIGTWVPQMYGDANDVKLAAFCSSEPDAGSDVASMRTRAVYDEAKDEWVINGTKTWATNGGIANVHVVVAVVDPELGSKGHASFIVPPNTPGLSQGQKFKKHGIRASHTAEVILDNVRVPGSCLLGGKEKLDERLARARERAKKGGERVKNAAMATFEASRPAVGAMAVGTARAAYEVALDYATTREQFGRPIIDNQGVAFQLADMRTQVDAARLLVWRASWMAINGKPFTAAEGSMSKLFASETAKKVTAQAIQILGGNGYTREYPVERMHRDSAIYTIFEGTSEIQRLVIARTLSGMSIR, encoded by the coding sequence ATGGCCGAGTTCACCATGGAGCTCAACGACGAACAGAAGGAGGTCCGGGACTGGCTGCACGGCTTCGCGGCCGACGTGATCCGCCCCGCGGCCGCCGAATGGGACGAGCGTGAGGAGACTCCCTGGCCGGTCATCCAGGAGGCCGCGAAGGTCGGCATCTACTCGCTCGACTTCTACGCCCAGCAGTACTTCGACCAGACCGGGCTCGGCATCCCCATGGCCATGGAGGAGCTGTTCTGGGGCGACGCGGGCATCGCCCTGTCGATCGTCGGCACCGGCCTCGCGGCCGTGGGCGTCCTCGCCAACGGCACCGAGGAGCAGATCGGCACCTGGGTGCCCCAGATGTACGGCGACGCCAACGACGTCAAGCTCGCGGCGTTCTGCTCCTCCGAGCCCGACGCCGGCTCCGACGTCGCCTCCATGCGCACCCGCGCGGTCTACGACGAGGCCAAGGACGAGTGGGTGATCAACGGCACCAAGACCTGGGCGACCAACGGCGGCATCGCCAACGTCCACGTCGTCGTCGCCGTCGTCGACCCCGAGCTCGGCTCCAAGGGCCACGCCTCCTTCATCGTCCCGCCGAACACGCCGGGCCTGTCCCAGGGGCAGAAGTTCAAGAAGCACGGCATCCGCGCCTCGCACACCGCCGAGGTCATCCTGGACAACGTGCGCGTCCCCGGCTCCTGCCTGCTCGGCGGCAAGGAGAAGCTGGACGAGCGCCTCGCCCGCGCGCGTGAGCGGGCCAAGAAGGGCGGCGAGCGCGTGAAGAACGCCGCGATGGCCACCTTCGAGGCGTCCCGTCCGGCGGTCGGCGCGATGGCCGTCGGCACTGCCCGCGCCGCCTACGAGGTCGCCCTCGACTACGCGACGACGCGCGAGCAGTTCGGGCGCCCGATCATCGACAACCAGGGCGTCGCCTTCCAGCTCGCCGACATGCGCACCCAGGTCGACGCGGCGCGGCTGCTGGTGTGGCGGGCCTCCTGGATGGCGATCAACGGCAAGCCGTTCACGGCGGCCGAGGGGTCGATGTCGAAGCTGTTCGCGAGCGAGACGGCGAAGAAGGTCACCGCGCAGGCCATCCAGATCCTGGGCGGCAACGGCTACACCCGGGAGTACCCGGTGGAGCGCATGCACCGGGACTCAGCCATCTACACGATCTTCGAGGGGACGAGCGAGATCCAGCGACTGGTGATCGCCCGCACGCTGTCGGGCATGTCGATCCGATAA
- a CDS encoding NADP-dependent succinic semialdehyde dehydrogenase yields the protein MPIATVNPANGETLKTYEAMGEEEVERRLQLAEATFRTYRTTSFADRARLLNRAADLLDEDQADIARTMTTEMGKPVAQARAEAAKCAKAMRWYAERAEGLLADEEPADTDVKDSGASRVRVRYRPLGPVLAVMPWNFPLWQVIRFAAPALMAGNVGLLKHASNVPQTALYLEDLFHRAGYPEGCFQTLLIGSAMVDDILRDDRVKAATLTGSEPAGRAVASTAGEMIKKTVLELGGSDPYVVMPSADLDRAAKVAVTARVQNNGQSCIAAKRFIVHTDVYDAFAERFVAGMKALVVGDPMQEGTDVGPLASEQGRTDLEELVDDATRSGATALCGGHALRRPELPGWYYPPTVLSGITREMRIHREEAFGPVATLYRAADLDEAVLIANDSPFGLSSNVWTRDDAEVDRFVRDLEAGSVYVNGMTASHPAFPFGGVKRSGFGRELSGHGIREFCNITTVWQGA from the coding sequence ATGCCCATCGCGACGGTCAATCCGGCGAACGGCGAGACGCTCAAGACGTACGAGGCCATGGGCGAGGAGGAGGTCGAGCGCCGGCTCCAGCTCGCCGAGGCCACGTTCCGCACGTACCGTACGACGAGCTTCGCCGACCGGGCGCGGCTGCTGAACCGTGCCGCGGACCTCCTCGACGAGGACCAGGCCGACATCGCCCGGACGATGACCACCGAGATGGGCAAGCCCGTCGCCCAGGCCCGCGCGGAGGCCGCCAAGTGCGCGAAGGCGATGCGGTGGTACGCCGAGCGCGCCGAGGGGCTGCTGGCCGACGAGGAGCCGGCCGACACGGACGTGAAGGACTCGGGTGCCTCGCGGGTGCGGGTCCGCTACCGCCCGCTGGGCCCGGTGCTCGCCGTGATGCCGTGGAACTTCCCGCTGTGGCAGGTGATCCGGTTCGCCGCGCCCGCGCTGATGGCGGGCAACGTGGGCCTGCTCAAGCACGCCTCCAACGTCCCCCAGACGGCCCTGTACCTGGAGGACCTGTTCCATCGGGCGGGGTACCCGGAGGGCTGTTTCCAGACCCTGCTGATCGGCTCCGCGATGGTCGACGACATCCTGCGCGACGACCGGGTCAAGGCGGCCACCCTGACCGGCAGCGAGCCCGCGGGCCGCGCGGTCGCCTCCACCGCCGGCGAGATGATCAAGAAGACGGTGCTGGAGCTGGGCGGCAGCGACCCCTACGTCGTGATGCCGTCGGCCGACCTGGACCGGGCCGCGAAGGTCGCGGTGACCGCGCGGGTGCAGAACAACGGGCAGTCGTGCATCGCCGCGAAGCGGTTCATCGTGCACACCGACGTGTACGACGCCTTCGCCGAGCGGTTCGTGGCCGGCATGAAGGCGCTGGTGGTCGGCGACCCGATGCAGGAGGGCACGGACGTCGGCCCGCTCGCCAGCGAGCAGGGGCGCACGGACCTGGAGGAGCTGGTCGACGACGCGACCCGCAGCGGGGCGACCGCGCTGTGCGGCGGGCACGCGCTGCGCCGGCCCGAACTGCCGGGCTGGTACTACCCGCCGACCGTCCTCTCGGGCATCACCCGCGAGATGCGCATCCACCGGGAGGAGGCGTTCGGGCCGGTCGCGACGCTGTACCGGGCGGCGGACCTGGACGAGGCGGTGCTGATCGCCAACGACTCGCCCTTCGGCCTGAGTTCGAACGTGTGGACGCGCGACGACGCCGAGGTGGACCGTTTCGTACGGGATCTGGAGGCCGGGAGCGTGTACGTGAACGGCATGACAGCGTCCCATCCGGCGTTCCCGTTCGGCGGGGTGAAGCGGTCCGGGTTCGGCCGTGAGCTGTCCGGGCACGGAATCCGGGAGTTCTGCAACATCACTACGGTTTGGCAGGGCGCGTGA
- the def gene encoding peptide deformylase: MRNSSIPGTRGRVRPLTLLGDPVLHTPCAEVTAFGPELADLVEDLFATMYAARGVGLAANQVGESLRVFVYDCPDDDEVRHLGHVVNPRLTEADGVVVRGPEGCLSLPGLEAGTERYDHAVVEGFTVTGEPVTVHGTGFFARCLQHEFDHLEGRVYADRLGGLRHRRLMRQVARAPWHRSG; encoded by the coding sequence ATGCGCAACAGCTCCATTCCGGGCACGCGAGGGCGAGTCCGGCCCCTCACCCTGCTCGGCGACCCCGTCCTGCACACCCCCTGCGCGGAGGTCACCGCCTTCGGACCGGAACTCGCGGACCTCGTGGAGGACTTGTTCGCCACGATGTACGCGGCGCGCGGCGTGGGCCTGGCGGCCAACCAGGTGGGGGAGTCCCTGCGGGTGTTCGTCTACGACTGCCCGGACGACGACGAGGTCCGCCATCTCGGGCATGTGGTGAACCCGCGGCTGACCGAGGCGGACGGCGTGGTGGTCCGGGGCCCGGAGGGCTGTCTGTCGCTGCCGGGCCTGGAGGCGGGCACCGAGCGGTACGACCACGCGGTGGTCGAGGGGTTCACGGTGACGGGCGAGCCGGTCACCGTGCACGGCACCGGCTTCTTCGCCCGCTGCCTCCAGCACGAGTTCGACCATCTGGAGGGCCGGGTGTACGCGGACCGGCTCGGCGGGCTGCGCCACCGGCGGCTGATGCGCCAGGTGGCACGGGCGCCCTGGCACCGGTCCGGCTGA